One Paralichthys olivaceus isolate ysfri-2021 chromosome 8, ASM2471397v2, whole genome shotgun sequence genomic region harbors:
- the dusp5 gene encoding dual specificity protein phosphatase 5, whose amino-acid sequence MWFVTSRTGGSIHIKPMGRNPLEGNVGTDSHGAPHSPVSIRFDSLGNNNNHNNNNNMKVSSIDCRRLRKMIRKECGSCLIVDCRPYLSFTNSSISGSVNVNLNSVVVRRSRGGPLPLQFVIPDERALFRLREGSISAIVAVDDRTSHWQKLKKDSVAQMVINTLSHLASGANICFLKGGFENFHSQYPELCTEVKTIDQSGTETEKRVNTHSEKLSHHKPDYDQGKPVEILPFLYLGSAYHASRQDYLSDLHITALLNVSRRDQQPTKGRYDYKWIPVEDSHMADISSHFQEAIEFIDHVKQSGGKVLVHCEAGISRSPTICMAYIMRTQQLRLDAAFDIIKQRRDVISPNFSFMGQLLQFESEVLSMAPAHAATPEPATPCVPESASFFANDFTTTFNSKNFEPSVITLPTSYLQSPVHHQFKLSPITALP is encoded by the exons ATGTGGTTCGTGACGTCACGCACCGGAGGTTCCATTCACATAAAACCGATGGGCCGGAATCCCCTCGAAGGAAATGTAGGCACAGACTCGCACGGGGCTCCGCACTCGCCCGTATCCATCCGCTTCGATTCTTTaggcaataataataatcataataataataacaatatgaaGGTGTCCAGCATCGACTGCCGGCGTCTGAGGAAGATGATCAGGAAGGAGTGTGGGAGCTGCCTTATTGTGGATTGCCGGCCGTATCTCTCCTTCACCAACTCCAGCATCAGCGGCTCCGTCAATGTCAACCTCAACTCGGTGGTGGTCCGGAGGTCCCGGGGAGGACCGCTGCCCCTGCAGTTCGTCATCCCGGACGAGAGAGCGCTTTTCCGGCTGCGGGAGGGCAGCATCTCGGCGATCGTAGCCGTGGATGACCGGACGTCCCACtggcaaaaactgaaaaaggacAGTGTAGCACAAATGGTGATAAACACGCTCTCGCATCTGGCGAGCGGAGCCAACATCTGTTTCCTGAAAG GAGGATTCGAGAACTTCCACTCTCAATACCCTGAACTTTGCACTGAGGTGAAAACCATCGACCAGAGCGGAACTGAAACCGAGAAGAGAGTCAACACCCACAGCGAGAAGCTCTCTCACCACAAACCAGATTATGATCAG GGTAAACCCGTAGAGATCCTGCCTTTCCTCTACCTCGGTAGTGCCTACCACGCCTCCAGACAGGACTATCTCAGCGACCTTCACATCACGGCCTTGCTCAACGTGTCACGCAGGGACCAGCAGCCCACCAAGGGCCGCTATGACTACAAGTGGATCCCTGTGGAGGACAGCCACATGGCCGACATCAGCTCCCACTTCCAGGAGGCCATAGAGTTTATCG ATCACGTGAAGCAATCAGGGGGGAAAGTTCTCGTCCACTGCGAAGCAGGCATCTCACGCTCCCCTACTATCTGCATGGCCTACATCATGAGGACACAGCAGCTGCGACTGGACGCAGCCTTTGACATCATCAAGCAGCGCAGAGATGTCATCTCGCCCAATTTCAGCTTCATGggtcagctgctgcagtttgagtCCGAAGTCCTCTCCATGGCTCCGGCTCACGCTGCCACACCTGAACCAGCCACACCCTGCGTCCCGGAGTCTGCATCCTTTTTTGCCAACGACTTCACTACCACCTTCAACAGCAAAAACTTTGAGCCATCCGTGATCACCCTCCCTACCTCTTACCTGCAGTCCCCAGTCCACCACCAGTTCAAACTGAGCCCAATAACTGCACTGCCTTAA